Proteins encoded within one genomic window of Paraglaciecola psychrophila 170:
- a CDS encoding Gfo/Idh/MocA family protein, protein MQSFNWGVIGPGNIANTFAKAIASSKKGKILAVASRSEERAINFANTYQIEKIYADYVQMLADPEIDIIYIATPHNFHYQQAKMCLEAGKHVLVEKPCTVNAKQMQLLADLAQSKNLLLQEALWSRFMPCLSQLRQLLNEGIIGDIQYIQSEIGFAFQKQENSRLLKAELAGGSLLDLGIYSITVSQFLLQEHPDKVQAMGQLTDLNVDGHVFANMYYASGRYAQFTCSMLSQTSNTMRIVGTEGYVNLPACFWDTDSAAIYRDDRLIQSIDIPHPINGFEYQIEESMKCIEQNMQCSDVMSHRDSIGVLNVMDNIRKQIGVNFPGTIEAL, encoded by the coding sequence ATGCAAAGCTTTAATTGGGGCGTTATTGGTCCTGGAAATATTGCAAATACATTTGCAAAAGCAATCGCGTCGTCAAAAAAAGGTAAAATTTTGGCTGTCGCCAGTCGTTCAGAAGAGCGAGCAATCAATTTTGCTAATACTTATCAAATTGAAAAGATATACGCAGATTACGTGCAAATGTTAGCTGACCCTGAGATCGATATTATTTACATTGCTACTCCACATAACTTTCACTACCAACAAGCCAAAATGTGTTTAGAAGCGGGTAAGCATGTTCTGGTAGAGAAACCTTGCACAGTGAACGCCAAGCAAATGCAATTATTAGCTGACTTAGCGCAAAGCAAAAACTTACTGCTACAAGAGGCTTTATGGAGCCGATTCATGCCTTGTTTATCACAACTTAGGCAGTTGTTAAATGAAGGTATAATCGGTGATATTCAATATATTCAGTCAGAGATTGGTTTTGCATTTCAAAAGCAAGAAAACAGTCGCTTACTTAAAGCGGAACTTGCTGGTGGCTCTCTGCTTGATTTAGGCATTTATAGTATTACTGTCAGTCAGTTTCTTCTTCAGGAACATCCAGATAAAGTGCAGGCTATGGGGCAATTAACTGATCTAAATGTTGACGGTCACGTATTTGCCAACATGTATTATGCTTCGGGTCGTTATGCGCAATTTACATGTTCCATGTTATCTCAAACAAGCAATACCATGAGAATAGTGGGCACCGAAGGGTACGTCAATTTACCCGCATGTTTTTGGGATACTGATAGCGCTGCTATTTACCGTGATGACAGATTAATACAAAGTATTGATATACCTCATCCGATTAACGGCTTTGAATATCAAATAGAAGAAAGCATGAAGTGCATCGAACAAAATATGCAGTGCAGTGATGTGATGTCACATCGCGACAGCATCGGGG
- the ettA gene encoding energy-dependent translational throttle protein EttA, whose product MAQYVYSMLRVGKVVPPGKHILKNISLSFFPGAKIGVLGLNGSGKSTLLKIMAGIDTDIEGEAIPQTGLKIGYLPQEPQLDETKDVRGNIEEAVADVAHALKRIDEVYAAYAEENADFDALAKEQGELEAIIQSKDGHNLENALERAADALRLPPWDADVSKLSGGERRRVALCKLLLEKPEMLLLDEPTNHLDAESVAWLERFLHDYEGTVVAITHDRYFLDNVAGWILELDRGQGIPWEGNYSSWLEQKDARLQQEEKTESARQKSIKTELEWVRSNAKGRQSKSKARMARFEELNTGDYQKRNETNELFIPPGERLGEKVIEVTGLRKSYGDRLLIDDLTFKMPKGAIVGIVGPNGAGKSTLFKMLSGDEQPDAGKIDVGESVQLASVDQFRDQTNGGNTVYKEISDDSEIIRIGNFELNSRAYCGRFNFKGSDQQKFMKDLSGGERNRVHLAKLLKAGGNVLLLDEPTNDLDVETLRALENAILEFPGCAMVISHDRWFLDRIATHIMDYRDEGKINFYEGNYTEYAAWLKATYGTDVVEPHRLKYKKISK is encoded by the coding sequence ATGGCTCAATACGTTTACAGCATGCTTCGGGTCGGTAAAGTGGTTCCACCCGGCAAACATATCTTAAAAAACATTTCTCTCAGCTTCTTCCCTGGAGCCAAAATTGGCGTATTGGGTTTAAATGGCTCAGGTAAATCAACGTTACTAAAAATTATGGCTGGTATAGATACTGATATTGAAGGTGAGGCTATTCCTCAAACCGGACTAAAAATTGGCTATCTGCCCCAAGAACCTCAATTGGACGAAACTAAAGATGTTCGCGGCAACATTGAAGAAGCAGTGGCAGATGTAGCACATGCCCTAAAACGTATCGATGAAGTCTATGCTGCGTATGCGGAAGAAAACGCTGATTTTGATGCTCTAGCCAAAGAGCAAGGTGAGCTCGAAGCCATCATCCAAAGTAAAGATGGGCATAATCTCGAAAATGCTTTAGAGCGCGCAGCCGATGCCTTACGCCTGCCTCCGTGGGATGCAGACGTTAGCAAATTATCAGGAGGTGAGCGCCGCCGTGTTGCTTTGTGTAAGTTGTTACTCGAAAAACCAGAAATGTTACTACTCGATGAACCTACCAACCACTTGGATGCGGAGTCAGTAGCATGGTTAGAACGTTTCTTACATGATTATGAAGGCACAGTAGTGGCGATCACCCACGATAGATACTTCCTTGATAATGTAGCGGGCTGGATACTCGAGCTTGACCGTGGACAAGGTATTCCTTGGGAAGGTAACTATTCATCTTGGTTAGAACAAAAAGATGCACGTTTGCAACAAGAAGAGAAAACCGAGAGCGCTAGGCAAAAATCCATCAAAACGGAACTTGAATGGGTACGTTCAAATGCCAAAGGTCGCCAATCTAAAAGCAAAGCGCGTATGGCTAGGTTTGAAGAGCTTAATACTGGTGATTACCAAAAACGCAATGAAACCAATGAGTTATTTATTCCACCCGGTGAGCGTTTGGGTGAAAAAGTCATTGAAGTCACGGGTTTAAGAAAATCCTATGGTGACAGGTTGTTAATAGACGATCTTACATTCAAAATGCCCAAAGGAGCCATTGTTGGCATAGTCGGCCCTAACGGTGCGGGTAAATCCACTTTATTCAAAATGCTCAGCGGCGACGAACAACCCGATGCCGGTAAAATTGATGTCGGTGAATCAGTACAGTTAGCCAGCGTCGATCAATTCCGCGATCAAACGAACGGGGGCAATACGGTGTATAAAGAAATCTCTGATGATTCAGAAATTATCCGCATTGGAAACTTTGAACTGAACAGCCGCGCTTACTGCGGACGATTTAATTTTAAAGGTTCAGATCAACAAAAGTTTATGAAAGACTTGTCTGGTGGTGAACGCAACAGAGTGCACTTGGCTAAATTATTAAAAGCCGGCGGCAATGTATTATTGCTAGATGAGCCCACCAATGATCTGGATGTTGAAACCTTACGAGCTCTAGAAAATGCCATTTTAGAGTTTCCAGGTTGTGCCATGGTTATTTCTCATGACAGGTGGTTTTTGGACAGAATAGCCACACACATAATGGACTATCGTGACGAAGGCAAAATTAACTTTTATGAAGGCAACTACACCGAATATGCAGCGTGGTTAAAAGCGACTTATGGAACAGATGTGGTTGAACCTCATAGGCTCAAGTATAAAAAAATTAGTAAGTAA